Proteins encoded together in one Janthinobacterium tructae window:
- a CDS encoding DEAD/DEAH box helicase has product MSETESTPTPSPAIAPEAAPAAAPAPAASAAPTLTFADFGLAPEIQRALTDQGYTRPTPIQEQAIPVVLQGRDVMGAAQTGTGKTAGFSLPIIQLLMAHASSSMSPARHPVRALILTPTRELAVQVAENVKAYAKHTPLRSTVVFGGMDMKPQTVILRGGVEIVIATPGRLLDHIEQKNISLSQVQMLVMDEADRMLDMGFLPDLQRIINLLPKQRQNLMFSATFSPEIKKLAATFLNDPLTIEVARSNQTADRVTQVVYKVTEDQKHALVAHLLRQRDLKQVIVFSNTKIGASRLARVLEQEGMSATAIHGDKSQQERMAALEAFKKGEIDVLVATDVAARGLDISDLPCVINFDLPYNAEDYVHRIGRTGRAGASGDAISIYSDKDERLLVDIEKLIKQSIKRGELTGFNPAPARSSDSERRPPRRTEGSEARPARPPESRHAGDSSRDSRSAERGARPAFGPGARREKADPWFLKPYEPAKAAAPAAASMAPVAAKPKQKVAALLGGLLK; this is encoded by the coding sequence ATGTCTGAAACCGAATCGACTCCTACGCCCAGCCCGGCGATTGCCCCTGAAGCGGCGCCCGCCGCTGCACCTGCACCTGCAGCATCCGCTGCCCCCACCCTGACTTTCGCCGACTTTGGCCTCGCGCCTGAAATCCAGCGCGCACTGACCGATCAGGGCTACACCCGTCCGACACCGATCCAGGAGCAAGCCATTCCCGTGGTGCTGCAAGGGCGCGATGTAATGGGCGCTGCGCAAACGGGCACCGGCAAGACCGCCGGTTTTTCCTTGCCGATCATCCAGTTGCTGATGGCGCATGCCAGCAGCAGCATGTCGCCGGCGCGCCACCCGGTACGCGCGCTGATCCTGACCCCGACCCGCGAACTGGCGGTGCAGGTGGCAGAAAACGTCAAGGCCTACGCCAAGCACACGCCGCTGCGTTCGACGGTCGTTTTCGGCGGCATGGACATGAAGCCGCAAACGGTCATCTTGCGCGGCGGCGTGGAAATTGTCATCGCCACGCCGGGACGTTTGCTCGACCATATCGAGCAAAAGAATATCAGTCTGAGCCAGGTGCAAATGCTGGTCATGGATGAAGCCGACCGCATGCTGGACATGGGCTTCCTGCCGGACTTGCAGCGCATCATCAACTTGCTGCCGAAGCAGCGCCAGAACCTGATGTTCTCAGCCACGTTCTCGCCAGAAATCAAGAAGTTGGCCGCCACCTTCCTCAACGATCCGCTGACGATCGAAGTGGCGCGCAGCAACCAGACGGCCGACAGGGTCACGCAGGTGGTGTACAAGGTGACGGAAGACCAGAAGCATGCCCTGGTCGCCCATCTGCTGCGCCAACGCGACCTGAAACAGGTCATCGTATTCTCGAACACCAAGATCGGCGCCTCGCGCCTGGCCCGCGTGCTGGAGCAGGAAGGCATGAGCGCCACGGCGATTCATGGCGACAAGAGCCAGCAAGAGCGCATGGCGGCGCTGGAAGCGTTCAAGAAGGGCGAGATCGACGTGCTGGTCGCGACCGACGTGGCGGCGCGCGGCCTGGATATTTCCGATTTGCCTTGCGTGATCAATTTCGACTTGCCGTACAACGCGGAAGACTATGTGCACCGCATCGGCCGTACGGGCCGTGCCGGCGCCTCGGGCGACGCCATTTCGATCTATTCGGATAAAGACGAGCGCTTGCTGGTCGATATCGAGAAACTCATCAAGCAAAGCATCAAGCGCGGCGAATTGACGGGTTTCAATCCGGCTCCTGCCCGCAGCAGCGACAGCGAACGTCGTCCGCCGCGCCGCACCGAAGGTAGCGAGGCGCGTCCCGCGCGCCCCCCAGAGAGCCGTCATGCTGGCGACAGCAGCCGCGACAGCCGCTCCGCCGAGCGCGGTGCGCGTCCCGCCTTTGGCCCCGGCGCCCGCCGCGAAAAGGCCGATCCCTGGTTCCTGAAGCCGTATGAACCAGCCAAGGCCGCCGCTCCCGCTGCTGCCAGCATGGCGCCAGTCGCGGCCAAGCCGAAGCAGAAGGTGGCGGCGTTGTTGGGTGGGTTATTGAAGTAG